The sequence below is a genomic window from Polaribacter vadi.
ACAACACTTAAAAACAAAATTTATGAAACTGATTTTTTCTTCAAAGCAAGCAACCCAAAAATTGGCCCTATTGCTAAAATAATAAAGATAAAACTAGAGGTTGATGATACTTGTAACGTGGTTAACAGTTGAATACTGATAATTGTTATTGCAAAACCAATACAGTTCACAATAGTTAAAGCAGTTCCTTTATTTTCTGAAGGAGCATTTTTTGCTACTAATGTTGAAAATAGTGGAGAATCTGCAATTACAACCAATCCCCAGAAAATAAGAAAAATTATAAATAGTGTTTTATTTGGTTGATAAAATATCAATGGAGAAAGTAAACAACACAAACAGGACAATAATAAAAAATGAAAAGCTGTTTTTTTGACACCTAATTTTTCTGAAATATAGCCAGATAAAATACAAGAAATACTTCCAAATCCAATAATAGCAAAAGATAACAAAGGAATATTGAAAACTATATTATGATGTAATTTTTGATACATCAAAAATAAAACAGGAACAAATGTCCAAAAGGTATACAATTCCCACATATGACCAAAATAGCCAAAAGACGCTTTTCTGAATTCTATATTTTTAAAAACGTTGAAGCAACTTAATACATTAAAACCTTTACTTTTTGTGCTAAATGGCCCGTCTTTAATGAATATCAACAATAATAAACCACCAAAGATGGATAATAAAGAGGTTGCAATTAAAACATGTTTCCAAGAAGAATTTGTAAAAAGATCTTTTAATAAATGAGGCAAAGCTGTTCCTAATACTAGAGCTCCAACTAAATAACCTAAAGATTTTCCTAACCCTTTATCATAATAATCTGTGGCAATTTTCATTCCAACAGGATAAATTCCAGCCAAGAAAAAGCCTGTTAAAAAACGTAAACTCATCAAACTAACTAAAGTTTGATTGTCTAAAACACACATCAAATTAAAAGCTGCTCCTAAAATGGCACTTATAAAAAATACTTTTGAAGGCGAAAAACGATCAGCAATTGTAAATAAAGCAAAAATAAAAGTTCCAGAAATAAAACCAAACTGAACAGCAGATGTTAAATACCCTATAGAAGCATCGTTTAAATTAAAATTTTCTATAAGATTTGGCATTACTCCATTGCCTGCAAACCACAGAGAAGTGCAGCAAAATTGCGATATAACAATGATGGGAAGTATAAATTTAGAGCTTTTCATTTCAGCAAACGAAATTAATCAAAATGAGTGGAATAATCAGATTAAATAATTTTACAACAAGTTTACTTTCTTTATATTTGAGTTGATGAAAAAAGTTAAAATTATAGAATGTCCAAGAGACGCAATGCAAGGAATAAAATCTCATTTTATATCCACAGAAAAAAAGGCATTGTATATCAACTCGCTTTTAAAAGTTGGTTTTGATACTATTGATTTTGGTAGCTTCGTTTCCCCCAAAGCAATTCCGCAAATGCGAGATACAGCAGACGTTTTAGCAAAGTTGGATTTATCGAAAACAGACAGCAAACTTTTAGCAATCATCGCAAATGTTAGAGGTGCAAATGATGCATCTCAATTTGAAGAAATTGATTATTTAGGATATCCATTTTCGATTTCAGAAAACTTTCAAATGCGAAATACGCACAAAACTATTGATGAATCTATTATAGCTTTAGATGCTATTTTAAACATTTCACAAAAAACGAATAAGGAAGTGGTTGCTTATTTATCGATGGGTTTTGGAAATCCTTATGGAGATCCTTGGAATGTGGAAATAGTAGGCGAGTGGACAGAAAAATTATCAAAAATGGGTGTTAAAATTTTATCGCTCTCAGATACTATTGGTAGCTCAACTCCAGAAGTTATTGACTATCTATTTTCGAACTTAATTCCACAATATCCAGAAATTGAGTTTGGTGCACATTTACACACAACTCCAGATAAATGGTTTGAAAAAGTGAATGCTGCTTACAAAGCTGGTTGCAACAGATTTGATGGTGCCATAAAAGGGTATGGAGGTTGCCCAATGGCTAAAGACGAATTGACAGGAAATATGCCAACTGAAAAATTACTGAGTTATTTTACAGCTGAAAAAGCTGATACAAACATAAAACCGATGAGTTTTGAAAGTGCTTATAATAAAGCTTTAGAGGTTTTTATATAAATTTTCATTTTACTTATAATGATATTTTAATATTTATATAGTTGAAAATCAGATAAATGGAATATTTTTTAAAAGTAATATTGATTCTATTGAATAACTATATTTATTATTTCATAAAGTATAAACCCATCATTTTTTGATGGGTTTATTGTTTTTGTACTTAAATTGATATCACACATTAAAGTCTGTGGTTTTGTATAATTTGATTTGCCTTGATTATTATAAATAAATTATCTTTACTTATAAAGAGTAATAAAAAATTCACATATTCTGTTTTATTTATGGGATATGAGTACTTATAGTTACTATAAGACAAGTTGTACACAATACGCCAAACCAACTAAAATCTGAAATACATTGAAATTACAAATACCAAAAGAACAAGCAATTGCAAGACTTGAAAAACGAATATTGGAAATCAATTCTTATGAATTTGAGCCGGAAGTATGGAAAGGAGCAACAGAAGAAGATTTACAATATATTTTTGGAGCTCTAGATTTAAAATGGTTGAAAATTAGACAAATTAAGTTTACAACAGTAGTTCCTTCTGCAAAACAAGATGTTTTGGAAAATGGGAAAAAGCAAGCTGATGGTTTTTTAAAAGTGTTTATTGAGCAAATTGAAGAGTACTCTAAAATTGCAAATGAAAAAGCTGACAAAAGAGAACGGATTTATGAGCAAAAATACTTCGAATTAGAAACAGAAATGAAAATTATATTAGGGAATTATAAAGAATCTATTGGAATTTTGGAGAATTATTCTGCTGAATTAGAGCAACAGGATATAGAAATTACTAATCTTAAAAAAAACACTGTTCAACTTTCAGATATTACTCTTGCCAAACTTTTCAGAATGTTAGGCAATTTACCATTAGCACAATTGATTACTCTAATTGGAATTGTTATTAGTATTTTAGTTTCTGCAGCATGGTTTGGAGTACAATTAGAGAAAAGCACTTCCAAAGATGCAGAATTTGAAAACAAAACTTCAATTGAAAAATTGAGAAGTGAAAAGTTATTATTACAAGATAGCATAAGAGGAATTGAAAAAGATAGACGTCAATTAAAATCAGAGGTTTATAGACTAACAGAAATTGATAGTTTATCAAAAATTGTCAATAAAAAAAAATAGTACTGTCTAGAGCATCTATATATAACAAATAAAAACTCACAATTGAAATCAATAAAACTAATTACCTACTTTTTAGCAATCGTAGTTTTATCTTCTTGTCAAAAAGACGATCAAAAAATAAACTTTACTTTTTTACAACTGAATGATGTGTATGAAATTGCGCCAATTCAAGGAGGACAGTTTGGAGGAATGGCTAGAGTTGCAACTGTACACAAAGAATTATTGCAAGAAAATAAAAATACGATGCTTTTTATGGCTGGTGATTTTTTAAATCCGTCTTTATTAGGAACTTTAAAAGTTGATGGAGAACGAATTCGAGGAGCACAAATGGTCAATGTTATGAATGCTATGAATTTCGATTTGGCAGCATTTGGGAATCATGAATTTGATATTTCTCAACAAGATTTGCAAAAACGTTTGAATGAAAGTACTTTTCCTTGGGTTTCTGCCAACGTAAAATTAAAAACAGCAGAAGCTGCAATTCCATTTTACAAAGAAATCAATGGAAAAAAAGAAAATGTGCACGAAACTTTTGTAAAAGAATTTACAGATGAAGATGGTACAAAAATTAAAGTCGGTTTTATAAGTGTCTGCATTCCATCAAACCCAAAAGAATATGTGGAATATGGAAATATGTTTGTAAAAGCAAGAGCATCTTATGCAGCATTAAAAGATTCTGTAGATATTGTTTTTGGATTGACACATGTTAAAATTGCAAATGATAAAAGAATTGCAAAGTTAATTCCTGAAATCCCATTAATTATGGGAGGTCATGAACATACTAATATGAGAATTGAAACCGAAAATGGCGTCATTACAAAAGCCGATGCGAATGCAAAAACGGTGTATATTCATAGAGTTTCTTTTGATAAAAAAACGAAAAAGGCAACAATCGTATCAGAATTAAAAGAAATAAATGCATCCATTAAAACAGATGAAAAAGTTGGGGCAGTTGTCAATAAATGGCAAAATATTTTAAATACTCAGATTAAAGAAGTTATTCAAAATCCTGAAGAAATTATTTATGCAACCGAAATTCCTTTAGATGGACGAGATTTTTCTGTGAGAGGAGAACAATCTAATTTAGGGTCAACAATTACAAAAGCAATGTATTTTGCGTATAACGAAAAAGTTGATGGAGTCATTGTAAATGGTGGTTCTATAAGGATTGATGATCAATTAGTTGGTAATATTACACCTGTAGATATTTTTAGAGTTTTACCTTTTGGTGGTGCCATTGTAAAGGTTAAAATAAAAGGAAGATTATTAAAGCGTGTTTTAGATTATGGAGAATTAGCTGCTGGAACTGGAGCATACCTTCAAAGACATCATATTGAGAAAGTAGGAGAGAAGTGGTTGATTCAAAACAAAGAATTAAACACGACTAAAATATATACAATTGCTTTTTCTGATTATTTATTAAAAGGATTTGATATTCCTTTTTTATCAGAAGAAAATAAAGAAGTTTTAGGAGTTTATCACCCTAAAGAAAATGAATTAGCTTTTGATATTAGAAAAGCTGTTGTAGAATACTTGAAAACACAAAAGTAATTTTTTAGTAGTAACTTTTGTAATCTAAAATTGATATATAAAAAAAGCTCAAAATTGAAAATTCAATTTTGAGCTTTTTAAGATTATTTAGATTGCAAATTTTGCAACAATTCTATATTTATTTAAGAATCTCTACGTTTTCTTCCAAATCCACCAGATTTTCTGTCTCCAGAACTTCTTGGTCTTTCAGATGAAGAACGTCTGTTTGATTTGTCAGCATTTCTTCCTCCACCATCACTTTTTCTTGCAGAACCTCCTTCAGAACTTCTTCTTCTTCCAAAACCACCCTCTTTTTTACCAAATGATTTTTTTCCTCCTCTTCTTCCTCCTCCAGAACGTTCTTTTTTAGTAACTTCTACATTTACTGAACGCCCTTCAAAATCTGGCTGATTTGCAGCAAAAGCATCTAAAGTTTTATCTTCAAAATTCTTATCAATTTCAAAGAAAGAAAAAGTATCTAAAATATCGATAGCACCAATTTCTATTTTATCACCAATATTTTGATCGTTAATTAAACCAATCAATTTACCAGGATTTAATTCGTCTTTTCTACCAATGTTAATAAAGAAACGAGTCATATTATCTGCAGTAGATCTAGTTCTTGAAGTTTCTCTACCTAAATCATTTAAATCTTTAGAGTTTTCATAGTATGCAAGCATTGTATTGAATTCTAAAGACACGAATTTTTTAATTAATTCTTCTCTGTCTAAATCTATTAATTTCTCGTAAATACTTGGTAAAAACTCCTCCATTTCAGATTCGTTAACGGCTGTATTTTTAACTTTATCAATTAAATTAATTAATTGGTTTTCAACAATTTCTTTTCCAGTTGGCACTTTACCTTCTGTAAATTTTTGTTTTATAATACGTTCTATAACACGTAATTTACCTTTTTCTTTTCCGTTAACTAACGCAATTGAAATCCCTAAATTTCCAGCTCTACCAGTTCTACCACTTCTGTGTGTGTAGTTTTCTATCTGATCTGGTAATTTATGGTTGATAACGTGTGTTAATTCAGTAACATCCAAACCACGAGCAGCAACATCTGTAGCTACTAAAATCTGAATTGTTTTTTTACGGAATTTACCCATTACAGAATCTCTTTGTCCTTGAGATAAATCTCCATGCAAAGCATCTGCACTATAACCATCTTTAATTAAATTGTCTGCAACTTCTTGTGTTTCTCTTCGAGTTCTACAAAAAATAATTGCATAAATATCAGGATTTAAATCCGCGATTCTTTTTAAAGCTGGGTAACGTGTTCTTTCTGTAACCGAATAATATTCGTGACTTACATTCTCTGAACCTGAATTTTTTTCACCAGAAGTTACTTCAACTGGTTTGTGCATGTAATTTCTTGCAATTGCTTCTACTTCTTTAGGAAAAGTTGCAGAAAACAATAAAGTTTGCTTGGTATCTGGAGTTGCCTCTAAAACCTTATCTAATTCTTCTTTAAAGCCCATGTTTAACATTTCATCAGCTTCGTCTAAGACTAACCATTGAACGTTTCCTAACTTTAAAGCTCTTCTATTAATTAAATCTACAGTTCTACCTGGAGTTCCAACTACTATTTGAGATCCTCTTTTTAAAGATTTAATTTGTTGTTCCATACTAGAACCACCATAAACAGTAGTTACTTGTATCTTTTTTTGATATTTACAAAAATCTTCTATGTTTTTACCAATTTGAACTGCAAGTTCTCTTGTTGGTGATAAAATAATAGCTTGTACATTGCTACTATCTCCATCTATAAGTTGTAAAATTGGTAAACTAAAAGCAGCTGTTTTTCCTGTTCCTGTTTGTGCAAAAGCTTTTAAATCGCTTTTAGAAGAAATTATTTGTGGAATTGCTTTTTCTTGAATAACAGTTGGGCTTTCGTACCCTAAATCTGTTAATGCTTTAATAATAGGTTCGTTTAAACCTAACTCTGAAAATGTTGACATTACTGTGTTTTTATTGGATTCACAGAACGCCTCACCTGTAAACCCGTTTATAATTCGGACTGGTTTTAATAGAGTTAACACTCGTTTTTAAAACCGTGCAAAGGTACATTAAATATTGGAGATAAACAGCAATTAAAGAGTTTAATTAGTTTTTGTTCA
It includes:
- a CDS encoding DEAD/DEAH box helicase, yielding MSTFSELGLNEPIIKALTDLGYESPTVIQEKAIPQIISSKSDLKAFAQTGTGKTAAFSLPILQLIDGDSSNVQAIILSPTRELAVQIGKNIEDFCKYQKKIQVTTVYGGSSMEQQIKSLKRGSQIVVGTPGRTVDLINRRALKLGNVQWLVLDEADEMLNMGFKEELDKVLEATPDTKQTLLFSATFPKEVEAIARNYMHKPVEVTSGEKNSGSENVSHEYYSVTERTRYPALKRIADLNPDIYAIIFCRTRRETQEVADNLIKDGYSADALHGDLSQGQRDSVMGKFRKKTIQILVATDVAARGLDVTELTHVINHKLPDQIENYTHRSGRTGRAGNLGISIALVNGKEKGKLRVIERIIKQKFTEGKVPTGKEIVENQLINLIDKVKNTAVNESEMEEFLPSIYEKLIDLDREELIKKFVSLEFNTMLAYYENSKDLNDLGRETSRTRSTADNMTRFFINIGRKDELNPGKLIGLINDQNIGDKIEIGAIDILDTFSFFEIDKNFEDKTLDAFAANQPDFEGRSVNVEVTKKERSGGGRRGGKKSFGKKEGGFGRRRSSEGGSARKSDGGGRNADKSNRRSSSERPRSSGDRKSGGFGRKRRDS
- a CDS encoding hydroxymethylglutaryl-CoA lyase, producing the protein MKKVKIIECPRDAMQGIKSHFISTEKKALYINSLLKVGFDTIDFGSFVSPKAIPQMRDTADVLAKLDLSKTDSKLLAIIANVRGANDASQFEEIDYLGYPFSISENFQMRNTHKTIDESIIALDAILNISQKTNKEVVAYLSMGFGNPYGDPWNVEIVGEWTEKLSKMGVKILSLSDTIGSSTPEVIDYLFSNLIPQYPEIEFGAHLHTTPDKWFEKVNAAYKAGCNRFDGAIKGYGGCPMAKDELTGNMPTEKLLSYFTAEKADTNIKPMSFESAYNKALEVFI
- a CDS encoding bifunctional metallophosphatase/5'-nucleotidase, with protein sequence MKSIKLITYFLAIVVLSSCQKDDQKINFTFLQLNDVYEIAPIQGGQFGGMARVATVHKELLQENKNTMLFMAGDFLNPSLLGTLKVDGERIRGAQMVNVMNAMNFDLAAFGNHEFDISQQDLQKRLNESTFPWVSANVKLKTAEAAIPFYKEINGKKENVHETFVKEFTDEDGTKIKVGFISVCIPSNPKEYVEYGNMFVKARASYAALKDSVDIVFGLTHVKIANDKRIAKLIPEIPLIMGGHEHTNMRIETENGVITKADANAKTVYIHRVSFDKKTKKATIVSELKEINASIKTDEKVGAVVNKWQNILNTQIKEVIQNPEEIIYATEIPLDGRDFSVRGEQSNLGSTITKAMYFAYNEKVDGVIVNGGSIRIDDQLVGNITPVDIFRVLPFGGAIVKVKIKGRLLKRVLDYGELAAGTGAYLQRHHIEKVGEKWLIQNKELNTTKIYTIAFSDYLLKGFDIPFLSEENKEVLGVYHPKENELAFDIRKAVVEYLKTQK
- a CDS encoding MFS transporter — translated: MKSSKFILPIIVISQFCCTSLWFAGNGVMPNLIENFNLNDASIGYLTSAVQFGFISGTFIFALFTIADRFSPSKVFFISAILGAAFNLMCVLDNQTLVSLMSLRFLTGFFLAGIYPVGMKIATDYYDKGLGKSLGYLVGALVLGTALPHLLKDLFTNSSWKHVLIATSLLSIFGGLLLLIFIKDGPFSTKSKGFNVLSCFNVFKNIEFRKASFGYFGHMWELYTFWTFVPVLFLMYQKLHHNIVFNIPLLSFAIIGFGSISCILSGYISEKLGVKKTAFHFLLLSCLCCLLSPLIFYQPNKTLFIIFLIFWGLVVIADSPLFSTLVAKNAPSENKGTALTIVNCIGFAITIISIQLLTTLQVSSTSSFIFIILAIGPIFGLLALKKKSVS